In Thermodesulfobacteriota bacterium, the following are encoded in one genomic region:
- a CDS encoding glycosyltransferase family 2 protein: MQRTNPRTKAEISIVVPLYNEEDNVELLYNSIKDVVKDLNREAEIIFVDDGSTDGTFSVLSRLKRFDERLKIIRFSKNFGQTAAMSAGFNYARGEVIITMDGDLQNDPKDIPLLLQKIEEGYDVVSGWRVNRQDKTLTRKIPSIIANWLISLITGVKLHDSGCSLKAYRPAIVKNLRLYGEMHRFIPALASSMGASIAEVKVNHNPRRYGASKYGISRTIRVMLDLLTVKFLLSFITRPLQIFGLWGILFSGVGLLICLYLTVGRLFLGQELADRPLLMLGVMLLVLGVQFIGFGLIGEMQTRTYYEVQNKQTYVIKDLIE; the protein is encoded by the coding sequence ATGCAAAGAACTAATCCTAGAACCAAAGCCGAGATTTCCATCGTGGTTCCTCTATACAATGAAGAAGATAATGTAGAGTTGCTTTATAACTCTATAAAGGACGTCGTTAAAGACCTGAACCGGGAAGCCGAAATTATTTTCGTAGACGATGGAAGCACCGACGGGACTTTCTCAGTATTATCGAGGCTTAAAAGGTTTGACGAGAGGTTGAAGATTATTCGCTTCAGCAAAAATTTCGGACAGACAGCGGCGATGTCCGCCGGGTTCAATTATGCAAGAGGGGAAGTGATAATTACGATGGATGGCGATTTGCAGAACGACCCCAAGGATATTCCATTACTTCTCCAGAAGATTGAGGAGGGATATGATGTGGTCAGCGGATGGAGGGTAAATAGGCAGGATAAAACACTCACCCGGAAAATACCCTCTATTATCGCTAATTGGTTAATTAGCCTTATAACCGGGGTCAAATTACATGACTCTGGATGTTCACTAAAAGCCTACCGGCCCGCCATAGTAAAAAACTTAAGGTTATACGGGGAAATGCATCGTTTCATCCCGGCTCTGGCCAGTTCGATGGGGGCTAGCATAGCTGAAGTTAAGGTCAACCATAACCCGAGAAGATACGGAGCCTCGAAGTATGGCATTTCCCGGACAATACGAGTAATGCTCGACCTCCTTACCGTTAAATTTTTGCTCTCATTCATAACGCGCCCGCTGCAGATATTCGGGCTTTGGGGAATCCTTTTTTCAGGAGTGGGTCTTCTGATTTGCCTATACCTTACGGTAGGCAGGCTCTTCTTAGGACAAGAATTAGCAGATCGGCCTTTACTGATGCTTGGGGTCATGTTGTTGGTTTTAGGCGTACAGTTTATAGGCTTTGGGCTGATCGGCGAGATGCAAACCAGGACTTATTACGAGGTTCAAAACAAACAGACCTACGTTATCAAGGATTTGATCGAGTAG
- a CDS encoding glycosyltransferase, translated as MSPELNRLKVVYLLDLFPALSETFILNEVIELTKQGVDVSVFALSKPTEEIVHPEAEELANKTYYLDGLKKLSRFRKVCFFLYVHIYFLVTSPLKYLKACSFAYSIGSFKYLLTRFRNSIYYAYQLRGSEKSHMHVHFASTASEYAMLISILSGIPYSFTVHAYDIFQRFSLMREKIKTAKFVVAVSLYNKNYIKKRCPGIDENKIHVVHCGVDLQKLANQGSVIAGGGDRPFAILSVGRLIEKKGHIYLLDACRTIVNRGISDFICQIVGDGPLGKELEGRILKLDLSDKVHLTGSLPSERVLQLIGEADLFILPCVVARDGDMDGIPVSLMEAMALGKPVISTHISGIPELVKDSAGILVPPADPEALADAIEEIYQMDPQKRNELGMKGREIIESEFNIKKEVEKLKTLFISYSKQDIQSLSTKN; from the coding sequence ATGTCTCCCGAATTAAACCGGTTAAAGGTGGTGTATCTTCTAGATTTATTTCCCGCTCTTTCTGAGACTTTCATTCTTAATGAGGTCATTGAGTTAACCAAGCAGGGTGTGGATGTTTCTGTTTTCGCTCTTTCTAAGCCCACTGAAGAAATTGTTCACCCGGAAGCTGAAGAACTGGCGAATAAAACCTATTATTTAGATGGCCTCAAAAAACTATCCAGATTCAGGAAGGTTTGTTTTTTCCTATATGTCCATATCTACTTTTTAGTCACTTCCCCGCTTAAATATTTAAAAGCCTGTAGCTTTGCCTATAGCATAGGCAGCTTTAAATACCTTCTCACCAGATTCAGGAACTCCATCTATTACGCTTACCAGCTGAGGGGTTCAGAAAAGAGTCATATGCACGTACATTTTGCATCTACGGCTTCTGAATACGCCATGTTAATTTCTATACTTTCAGGAATTCCCTATAGTTTCACAGTACATGCATATGATATCTTCCAAAGGTTCAGTTTAATGAGAGAGAAAATCAAAACAGCGAAGTTTGTAGTAGCCGTTTCCTTATATAATAAAAATTATATAAAGAAAAGATGTCCGGGAATTGACGAAAATAAAATACACGTCGTACATTGCGGTGTGGACCTGCAAAAACTGGCTAACCAAGGATCTGTTATTGCCGGCGGTGGTGACAGGCCGTTTGCAATACTGTCTGTCGGCAGGTTAATAGAAAAAAAGGGTCACATATATTTATTGGATGCCTGTAGGACAATAGTTAACAGGGGTATAAGTGACTTTATCTGTCAGATAGTGGGGGATGGACCGTTAGGAAAAGAGTTGGAGGGGCGGATACTTAAACTCGATTTATCGGATAAAGTGCATTTGACCGGTTCTCTCCCGAGTGAGAGGGTACTTCAACTTATTGGGGAGGCGGATCTTTTTATTCTCCCGTGCGTAGTAGCAAGGGATGGAGACATGGACGGCATACCGGTTTCTTTAATGGAAGCCATGGCGCTGGGGAAACCGGTTATATCTACGCATATCTCCGGAATTCCGGAATTGGTCAAAGATAGCGCCGGTATCCTGGTCCCGCCTGCGGATCCTGAAGCTCTTGCCGACGCCATCGAGGAAATCTACCAGATGGACCCCCAAAAAAGGAATGAGTTGGGTATGAAAGGGCGGGAGATTATAGAGAGCGAGTTTAACATAAAGAAAGAGGTGGAGAAACTAAAGACCCTCTTCATAAGTTATTCAAAACAAGATATCCAATCGCTGTCGACAAAGAATTGA
- a CDS encoding glycosyltransferase family 2 protein, whose protein sequence is MDQLLFSLIIPTYNERQNIIPLVQRVTLVLSKITDDFEIIVVDDDSPDKTWELVEDLSKKNPYLRVIRRFEEKGLAKSVVQGWEEARGEILGVMDGDLQHPPEVLPALISSILDTDADIAVASRNVTGGGVSDWSLVRRFISWGGACIATFMLPGILKMVRDPMSGYFLIKRSVVQSVNLKPEGYKILLEVLAKGEYQTIIEVPYTFEERKEGGSKLGPVQYLQFFTHMFRLAMETGQVGRFLRFCTVGLSGVFVNEGALKFFTEVSHLYYVYSSILAVEIAIISNFVLNEFWTFRDRSRLRPGMVSRLGRLVRFNLICGVGGILNVVTLWALTDLAGLYYLYSNLIGIGISTIWNYGLNSNITWEPRVTHRLGKISYRGEVELKKYVPEPGIGETEK, encoded by the coding sequence ATGGATCAATTATTGTTTTCTTTGATTATCCCTACCTATAACGAACGGCAAAACATCATCCCTTTGGTCCAGAGGGTTACATTAGTCCTAAGCAAAATCACAGATGATTTCGAAATAATAGTGGTCGACGACGACAGCCCCGATAAAACCTGGGAATTGGTTGAAGACCTGTCTAAAAAAAATCCCTATCTTCGGGTTATAAGGCGTTTTGAAGAAAAAGGGCTTGCCAAATCGGTCGTACAAGGATGGGAAGAGGCTAGGGGCGAGATATTGGGGGTCATGGATGGTGATTTACAGCATCCGCCGGAAGTACTACCTGCATTGATAAGCTCTATCCTGGATACGGATGCGGACATAGCCGTGGCCAGCCGAAATGTAACCGGAGGCGGGGTAAGCGATTGGAGCCTTGTCCGCAGGTTCATATCCTGGGGAGGGGCATGTATTGCCACCTTTATGCTTCCCGGGATACTAAAAATGGTCCGGGACCCTATGTCCGGTTATTTCCTCATTAAGCGCTCGGTAGTTCAATCCGTTAATCTAAAACCGGAAGGATATAAGATACTCTTAGAAGTTTTAGCCAAAGGAGAGTATCAAACCATAATCGAGGTTCCTTATACCTTTGAAGAACGGAAAGAAGGTGGGAGCAAGCTGGGCCCGGTTCAATATCTGCAGTTCTTCACACACATGTTCCGACTGGCGATGGAAACCGGTCAGGTCGGGCGGTTCTTGCGTTTTTGCACTGTCGGGCTTTCCGGCGTGTTTGTCAATGAAGGGGCGCTAAAGTTCTTTACCGAGGTCAGCCATCTATACTATGTTTACTCTTCGATACTGGCCGTAGAGATAGCCATAATCAGCAATTTCGTATTAAATGAGTTTTGGACATTCCGTGATCGGTCTAGACTGAGGCCGGGAATGGTCAGCCGCCTAGGTAGATTAGTCAGGTTTAACTTGATTTGTGGCGTTGGCGGTATCCTCAATGTAGTTACACTCTGGGCATTGACCGATTTGGCCGGCCTTTATTATCTATACAGTAATTTAATCGGGATTGGTATTTCCACAATCTGGAATTATGGCCTGAATAGTAACATTACCTGGGAGCCAAGGGTTACCCACAGGTTGGGAAAGATTAGCTATCGGGGTGAGGTTGAACTTAAGAAGTATGTACCCGAGCCTGGTATCGGTGAGACCGAGAAATAG
- a CDS encoding endonuclease domain-containing protein, translating to MNRDRARELRKNPTDAERKLWKHLRLRQLDGHKFRRQHPIGPYIVDFACLEKRLIVEVDGGQHSERVVYDEERSEWLESQGFRILRFWDNEVLTSVDVVKEVIAEALNSGSNPHL from the coding sequence ATGAATAGAGACAGGGCGAGAGAGTTAAGGAAGAATCCAACCGATGCTGAAAGGAAATTGTGGAAACACCTTCGGCTTCGTCAGCTTGATGGACATAAATTTCGAAGACAACACCCTATAGGACCATACATTGTTGATTTTGCATGTTTGGAAAAGAGACTGATTGTGGAAGTGGATGGAGGACAGCATAGCGAACGGGTGGTTTACGATGAAGAGCGTAGTGAGTGGCTAGAGAGTCAAGGGTTTCGAATTCTCAGATTTTGGGATAATGAAGTTTTAACAAGTGTAGATGTGGTAAAAGAAGTTATAGCAGAGGCTTTAAATAGTGGGTCTAACCCCCACCTTTAA
- a CDS encoding MOP flippase family protein, which translates to MNLSQKIKSGTAWVSIAHFGSNILSLITTVILARLLLPKDFGIVAIAMVVWELVRLFGDVGIAAKLIYQQEDVDRYASAAFWLNILVALCLTLLTVLVSPLAASFYDNDMVKPILMLLALGFFLNSFGSIHSTLLTKELDFRKRSLVEIGVTTISKAITIAMAFAGYGVWSLVIPEVFSSPVRVLGFWMVCPWRPSLKFGLRYWKEIFGYGKYIFGSNLLRYLNINGDYMVIGKFLGAGELGLYTFAYNLADWPVKNIVWIVGRVAFPAFSKLQKDLGTMKEVFLKMTRLLSLVTFPLFIGLLAVANELIPVVFGEKWNRSIIPLQIIIGFTMIRSFVSPCGQIILALGRPDIDFKFNAVQVPLLLIAVLIGVSYGIIGVAIGMSLVVGLMGIVFLRLSIGLINLDLISILKVLFPALTSSLLMLFSVLALRYVLIDFGYKSYQVLLACVPFGGVMYFLALLTFFRGSFQMLWGMFMDVLGNRIAGIRKKGVSYYSSAP; encoded by the coding sequence ATGAATCTGAGCCAAAAAATAAAAAGTGGGACTGCCTGGGTCTCTATAGCCCATTTCGGTTCTAATATTCTATCTCTAATCACCACGGTAATACTGGCCAGGTTACTGCTTCCCAAAGATTTTGGTATTGTGGCCATTGCCATGGTCGTATGGGAGCTCGTACGGCTGTTTGGGGACGTGGGAATAGCCGCTAAGCTGATATATCAGCAAGAAGACGTAGACAGATATGCCTCGGCGGCCTTTTGGCTGAATATCTTAGTTGCTTTGTGCTTAACCTTGCTCACGGTGCTCGTCTCTCCCCTTGCCGCCAGCTTCTATGATAATGACATGGTAAAACCGATCTTAATGCTGTTGGCCTTGGGATTTTTCTTGAATTCATTCGGCAGTATCCATTCAACATTGCTCACCAAGGAGCTAGACTTCAGGAAAAGGAGCCTGGTAGAGATTGGTGTAACTACGATATCAAAAGCAATAACCATAGCTATGGCATTTGCCGGATACGGGGTCTGGAGCCTGGTTATTCCCGAGGTTTTTTCCTCTCCCGTTCGGGTTCTGGGGTTCTGGATGGTGTGCCCCTGGCGGCCGAGCCTAAAGTTTGGCCTGCGTTACTGGAAAGAAATCTTTGGATACGGGAAATACATATTCGGCAGTAACTTACTGCGCTATTTGAATATCAATGGCGACTATATGGTAATCGGCAAGTTTTTAGGCGCAGGGGAGCTCGGTTTGTACACCTTCGCTTATAACCTGGCGGATTGGCCGGTAAAGAATATTGTGTGGATTGTGGGTAGGGTTGCCTTTCCTGCATTTTCAAAGCTGCAAAAGGATTTAGGCACGATGAAAGAAGTATTCTTAAAGATGACCAGGCTATTATCACTCGTAACCTTTCCTTTATTCATCGGGCTCTTAGCTGTAGCAAATGAATTAATCCCGGTCGTATTCGGCGAGAAATGGAACAGGTCTATAATTCCCCTACAGATAATAATAGGGTTTACTATGATACGCTCTTTTGTTTCACCATGCGGGCAGATTATTCTGGCACTGGGTAGACCGGATATCGATTTTAAGTTTAATGCGGTTCAGGTGCCTTTACTTTTAATTGCGGTATTAATCGGTGTTTCCTACGGGATTATTGGTGTGGCGATCGGTATGTCTTTAGTAGTCGGTCTCATGGGAATCGTATTCCTGAGACTTTCTATAGGTTTAATCAATTTAGACCTAATTAGTATATTAAAGGTACTTTTTCCAGCCTTAACCTCCTCCTTATTAATGCTTTTTTCGGTACTGGCTCTAAGATATGTTCTAATCGATTTCGGATACAAGAGTTACCAGGTTTTGTTAGCCTGTGTTCCATTTGGCGGTGTTATGTATTTTTTAGCCCTGCTCACTTTTTTTAGAGGGAGCTTTCAAATGCTTTGGGGTATGTTTATGGATGTCCTGGGGAATCGTATTGCCGGTATTAGAAAAAAGGGTGTGTCCTATTACTCTTCAGCCCCTTGA
- a CDS encoding glycosyltransferase family 39 protein: MISQKVRENHYIWLLGILFVGFVIRLWLLDTRWINPDEGAHLLDGVLVLDGLVPKVDFGSRQPFYVYVIAIILKLFGISYISVRLFLPLVSTMGVCVLVFFISRKLFDQRVALLATAIYTFLPLSIIESTIVKTEPLTVLLSCTAVYFVILGVKSERRTGLFLLLSGVFLSLAYYVRESSLAILLAVLLFFIVAYWDKIQKLFISYGIFLCGYLLGFLLVFAYYSRYMPVSQILLGPINPLNFFLNNLIGILGLAGTSAVGADIDSLELVRQPWSQTIGYLYFTLITNSFLFVGLISSVFIVAYVLLSKGGSECLKKAVLPLSLLYSWVFSLGVAYSYWTLKRGFYIQYFEEFLPPLSILLAFAILYSLSKLDLEKNSGRNIAIVAVSLPLVFFLNRKLPYFRIENILYFLIPTLLLSFFYFSKELVLRRWFYAFISIAIVSAIFLKLASYAPYGVKVLLYLILIAMVYLLVFKVSGLRLKRDFKKGLGFITSSILISSFVLSFAQSGRSMGVDFDCVWSPETVREASDYIKENSEEKDEIISGAAIWEFVSNRKPFMNQTHPLVYLYGIPEGELKDLEWKLSEDPPKFIILDGYTERTYLKQVSKLKVVMDEKYELKKVIDGSRYPVKIYELDEHNTGGQ, translated from the coding sequence ATGATTAGTCAAAAAGTCAGGGAAAATCACTATATTTGGCTCCTTGGAATACTATTTGTGGGATTTGTAATCCGCTTATGGCTTTTGGATACCCGATGGATTAACCCAGACGAAGGGGCCCACCTTTTGGATGGTGTGCTGGTTCTGGATGGTCTTGTTCCCAAGGTCGATTTCGGCTCCCGTCAACCCTTTTATGTATATGTTATAGCTATCATTTTAAAGCTATTTGGTATCAGCTATATAAGCGTAAGGCTGTTTCTTCCACTCGTTTCGACGATGGGTGTTTGTGTACTGGTTTTCTTCATTTCAAGAAAGCTCTTTGATCAAAGAGTTGCTTTACTGGCGACGGCTATATACACGTTTTTGCCCCTGTCGATCATCGAATCCACCATTGTTAAGACTGAACCTCTCACCGTGTTGTTAAGTTGTACTGCCGTGTATTTCGTGATCCTCGGTGTGAAAAGCGAGAGAAGAACCGGTTTATTCCTACTTTTGTCAGGGGTCTTTCTTTCGCTTGCCTATTACGTAAGGGAATCTTCTTTAGCGATTCTTTTGGCCGTCCTCCTTTTCTTTATAGTTGCCTATTGGGATAAGATTCAAAAGCTATTCATAAGTTATGGGATTTTTTTATGCGGTTACCTTTTAGGATTTCTTTTAGTTTTTGCCTACTATAGCCGGTACATGCCCGTTAGCCAAATCCTGCTTGGCCCAATTAACCCACTGAATTTCTTTTTGAATAACCTTATCGGAATCCTCGGTCTCGCAGGAACAAGCGCGGTTGGTGCAGATATTGATAGTTTAGAATTAGTCAGGCAGCCTTGGAGTCAGACAATCGGTTATTTGTATTTTACTCTCATCACAAACTCCTTCTTATTTGTGGGATTGATTTCTTCAGTGTTCATAGTGGCTTACGTGTTATTAAGCAAAGGGGGTAGCGAATGTCTTAAGAAAGCAGTTCTTCCACTCTCGCTTTTATATTCCTGGGTATTTAGTTTGGGAGTTGCTTACTCTTATTGGACTCTCAAGCGCGGTTTTTATATCCAGTACTTTGAAGAGTTTCTCCCTCCATTGTCTATTTTATTGGCGTTCGCAATCCTATACTCCTTATCCAAGTTAGATTTAGAGAAGAATTCGGGAAGAAACATAGCTATTGTAGCTGTCTCCCTCCCCCTAGTTTTTTTCCTCAATAGAAAGCTGCCCTATTTCCGTATAGAAAATATTCTATATTTTTTAATCCCTACTTTATTACTGTCTTTCTTTTATTTCTCCAAAGAGCTTGTGTTAAGACGCTGGTTTTATGCGTTTATATCCATTGCTATTGTTTCAGCAATTTTCCTTAAGCTGGCTTCTTATGCTCCTTATGGGGTTAAGGTTTTGTTGTATTTAATTTTGATTGCCATGGTGTATTTGTTGGTATTCAAGGTTTCGGGTCTAAGACTGAAAAGAGATTTCAAAAAAGGACTGGGGTTTATTACTTCTTCTATTCTCATCTCGTCTTTTGTCCTATCTTTTGCCCAATCTGGGCGCAGTATGGGGGTTGATTTTGATTGCGTTTGGTCCCCGGAAACGGTAAGGGAGGCTTCAGATTACATAAAGGAGAATTCTGAGGAAAAAGACGAAATCATATCCGGGGCAGCTATTTGGGAGTTTGTGTCTAACCGGAAGCCCTTCATGAATCAGACCCATCCCCTGGTTTACTTATATGGAATACCGGAGGGGGAACTAAAGGATTTGGAGTGGAAACTCTCCGAAGACCCACCAAAGTTCATTATTCTGGATGGATATACGGAAAGGACTTACTTAAAGCAGGTCAGCAAACTTAAGGTGGTCATGGATGAGAAATACGAATTGAAGAAGGTTATCGACGGCTCTCGGTATCCGGTGAAGATATATGAGCTGGATGAACACAACACCGGTGGACAATAA
- a CDS encoding sulfatase-like hydrolase/transferase, producing MKIREYSEKLGLLTPLAVISLTLMDFSGTAFAVSGNELEYEAKYLISSILTDRMQVLLLILTGIASILAFLPAIKGSKGYLANLKTAAILAIFVSFVLGILKSVTFVISNKYVQYEMYYLIFHSASSILTTYLLIALSALIAISLALITVNGFLGLFGAGKRVKGIIGAGLVPALLMFVIGGYWLNKTYFPAFSGLKSIIGNVIWALLCFLTGFLLGWAVIKMSKLSLYLSKLDSFRSPAGILILIILLNLITFFYQPSTKSGHPNIILISIDTLRADHLGSYGYGRDTTPNIDRFAKDAVLFTNTIAQSSWTLPSHMSMLTGLYPSGHGVMRPSSKLSDGHLTIAEILQNAGYETVAFTDGAYLSHRFGYQGFDHFDDIGYGIEAIYAKAVNWLKKGHSRPFFLFLHTYQVHAPYDPPPAYDIYSDKNYGGIVEVSGNSNDYYKEIKPLMTLEDYHYVIDKYDGEIYYTDYYLGKLFNKLKELNLYDDSIIILTSDHGENFLDHPAYHIDHKELYDEIVKVPLIIKAPMFPTNQIITTQVESIDIMPTVLEKLGISLPNWIDGKSVVELVQKGTYGKTHAFSERNYRYKMIRSNDWKLIHRSDTELELFDLKNDPGEQENLIAEKSSIAKPLYENLGFWMDIQKEKSKLFTADKIELDGELTQKLKALGYVN from the coding sequence ATGAAAATTAGAGAATACTCCGAGAAGTTGGGACTGCTTACTCCCTTAGCTGTGATCTCCTTAACCTTAATGGACTTCAGTGGTACTGCCTTTGCTGTCTCAGGAAATGAACTTGAATATGAGGCTAAATATTTAATCTCTTCTATATTAACCGACCGTATGCAGGTCTTACTGCTGATCCTGACCGGCATAGCGTCCATTTTAGCTTTTTTACCGGCTATAAAGGGCTCAAAAGGTTACCTGGCTAATCTTAAAACGGCCGCCATTTTGGCCATCTTCGTTAGTTTCGTATTGGGTATCCTGAAGAGCGTCACATTTGTTATATCTAACAAATATGTACAGTATGAGATGTACTATTTAATTTTCCATTCGGCTTCGTCAATCCTGACCACCTACCTATTGATTGCCCTTTCCGCATTAATAGCTATTTCCCTTGCACTCATCACGGTCAACGGCTTTCTTGGTCTTTTCGGGGCTGGCAAAAGGGTTAAGGGCATTATCGGAGCAGGCCTGGTTCCCGCCCTGTTAATGTTTGTAATAGGGGGATACTGGCTGAATAAAACATATTTTCCTGCATTTTCGGGGTTGAAGAGCATCATAGGAAATGTTATATGGGCTCTTCTTTGTTTTTTGACTGGCTTTCTTTTAGGGTGGGCAGTAATCAAGATGTCAAAATTGAGCCTATATCTTTCCAAACTCGACAGTTTTAGGAGCCCGGCCGGAATATTGATCCTGATAATCCTGCTTAATTTAATTACCTTTTTTTATCAGCCGTCGACGAAGTCCGGTCACCCCAACATAATTCTGATCTCCATAGATACGCTGAGGGCGGACCACCTTGGTTCTTATGGATACGGCCGCGATACCACTCCAAACATCGACCGTTTTGCCAAAGACGCTGTACTATTCACAAACACAATCGCCCAGTCGTCCTGGACCTTGCCATCACATATGTCTATGCTTACCGGCCTATATCCGTCCGGCCATGGGGTTATGAGGCCCAGCAGTAAGCTTAGCGATGGGCATTTGACCATAGCGGAAATTTTACAAAACGCCGGATACGAAACCGTAGCTTTTACGGACGGAGCTTATCTCAGCCATCGATTCGGCTATCAAGGCTTTGACCACTTTGATGATATAGGTTATGGCATCGAAGCTATCTACGCTAAGGCGGTAAATTGGCTTAAAAAAGGCCATTCAAGGCCGTTCTTTCTTTTCTTACACACCTACCAGGTCCATGCCCCCTACGATCCTCCGCCTGCTTATGATATATATAGCGACAAGAACTACGGTGGAATCGTGGAAGTATCCGGCAATAGCAACGACTATTACAAAGAAATTAAACCGTTAATGACGCTTGAGGATTATCATTACGTAATTGATAAATATGATGGAGAGATATATTATACGGATTATTACCTGGGAAAACTTTTTAATAAGCTTAAAGAGTTAAATCTATACGACGATAGCATTATAATTCTTACCTCCGACCACGGTGAAAACTTTTTAGACCATCCTGCTTACCATATCGACCATAAGGAACTGTACGACGAAATAGTTAAGGTTCCTTTAATTATTAAGGCGCCCATGTTTCCAACCAATCAGATTATAACTACTCAAGTTGAAAGCATAGACATTATGCCTACCGTGCTCGAGAAACTCGGTATTTCACTTCCTAATTGGATTGATGGAAAGAGCGTAGTAGAGCTGGTACAAAAAGGGACTTATGGCAAGACTCATGCGTTCAGCGAAAGGAATTATCGTTATAAGATGATTAGGAGCAACGATTGGAAGCTGATTCATAGGTCGGATACCGAGCTTGAGCTGTTTGACCTAAAGAACGACCCCGGTGAGCAAGAGAATCTTATAGCGGAGAAATCGAGTATTGCCAAACCTCTTTATGAGAACCTAGGTTTCTGGATGGATATTCAAAAAGAAAAATCGAAGCTGTTTACCGCTGATAAAATCGAGCTTGACGGCGAATTGACTCAAAAGCTTAAGGCCCTTGGCTATGTGAATTAA
- a CDS encoding glycosyltransferase produces MAKVSVIIPTHNRAEYLRLAIASVLNQSYRGLEIVIVDDASADNTFEVVTSFDDERIKYLRHALCKGGSAARNTGIMNSSSKYVAFLDDDDEWLPDKLRKQLDLLEKASSKIGAVYTGHMVVDYNSRNVIRIWSPKKRGNIYEAMFEANWVSTTSSVLLRRECFERVGLFDENLPSFQDYDMWIRISKEFNFEYINETLVKYRIHGDKIWTNLEALDRGIELMLKKYGESPAFRKNYSNYYLGLGVGHCNKGNIEKGREAFISAIRLYPFDIRHYFNLFLSFLGADNFRRLKEIKKFKHQADIKKISI; encoded by the coding sequence ATGGCCAAAGTCAGTGTAATAATTCCCACTCATAATCGCGCTGAGTATCTACGGCTTGCGATTGCGAGCGTACTGAATCAATCATACCGGGGTCTTGAGATTGTTATAGTTGACGATGCTTCTGCGGACAACACCTTTGAGGTCGTGACCAGTTTTGACGATGAAAGGATAAAATACCTGCGTCATGCATTGTGTAAGGGGGGCTCTGCGGCCCGGAATACCGGTATAATGAATTCAAGCTCCAAATATGTTGCGTTCTTAGACGATGATGACGAGTGGTTGCCAGATAAACTGAGAAAACAACTAGATTTGTTGGAAAAGGCTTCGTCAAAGATAGGTGCCGTATATACCGGTCACATGGTCGTAGATTACAATAGTAGAAATGTGATAAGGATTTGGAGTCCCAAAAAAAGAGGAAATATCTATGAAGCTATGTTTGAAGCAAACTGGGTTAGTACCACATCCTCCGTTCTTCTGAGAAGGGAGTGCTTTGAAAGGGTAGGACTATTTGATGAAAACCTCCCCAGCTTTCAGGATTATGATATGTGGATTCGAATTTCAAAGGAATTTAATTTTGAGTATATTAACGAAACATTAGTTAAATACCGCATTCATGGGGATAAAATTTGGACTAACCTTGAAGCATTGGACAGAGGCATTGAATTGATGCTTAAAAAGTATGGCGAGTCTCCTGCATTCAGGAAAAACTATAGTAATTACTATCTGGGTCTTGGAGTAGGCCACTGCAATAAAGGAAATATTGAAAAAGGCAGGGAGGCTTTTATATCAGCTATCAGGCTTTATCCGTTTGATATACGTCATTACTTTAATTTATTTCTCTCATTTTTGGGAGCGGATAACTTTAGGCGGTTAAAGGAGATTAAGAAGTTTAAGCACCAAGCTGATATCAAGAAAATCTCGATATGA